A genomic segment from Aegilops tauschii subsp. strangulata cultivar AL8/78 chromosome 1, Aet v6.0, whole genome shotgun sequence encodes:
- the LOC109781239 gene encoding eukaryotic translation initiation factor 2 subunit gamma-like, with the protein MAIYRCSNGSRKKDSPACDVPGFENTRMKLLRHVFFVDCPGHDILMATMLNGAAIMDGALLLIAANESCPQPQTSEHLAALAGLKHLIILQNKIDVIQESAAMNQHEAIQKFIQGTKAEGAPVVPISAQLKYNIDVICEYIVKKIPIPERNFTSPPNMIVVRSFDVNKPGSEVNEIRGGVAGGTILRGCQW; encoded by the exons ATGGCTATCTACCG atgctctaatggAAGCAGAAAAAAAGATTCTCCTGCCTGTGATGTCCCTGGGTTTGAAAACACTAGGATGAAGCTTCTGAGACATGTTTTCTTTGTTGATTGTCCA GGACACGACATTCTCATGGCCACAATGCTTAATGGGGCAGCTATCATGGATGGAGCCTTGCTTTTGATAGCAGCAAATGAGAGCTGCCCACAACCCCAGACATCCGAGCATCTGGCGGCTCTTGCGGGTCTCAAACACCTCATAATTCTGCAGAATAAGATTGATGTTATCCAGGAGAGTGCAGCAATGAACCAGCATGAAGCAATCCAAAAATTCATCCAG GGCACGAAAGCTGAAGGTGCTCCTGTGGTGCCGATATCTGCCCAGCTCAAGTACAACATTGATGTCATCTGTGAATATATTGTGAAGAAAATCCCCATTCCAGAGAGGAACTTCACATCACCTCCCAACATGATTGTCGTTCGCTCCTTCGATGTCAACAAGCCCGGTTCAGAGGTTAATGAGATCAGGGGTGGGGTGGCAGGTGGCACCATCCTCAGG GGATGCCAGTGGTAA